A portion of the Candidatus Dadabacteria bacterium genome contains these proteins:
- the acpS gene encoding holo-ACP synthase — protein MILGIGTDIVDNERINSVLSKHGQRFIKKVFSSREAERLRGVGNTQRAASTFAAKEALVKALGTGFRYGISFGDIEVVRDRHGKPRINLSGRAAGFARKMGVKRIHLSLSHEKSHSVAVVLLES, from the coding sequence TTGATACTTGGAATAGGCACGGACATAGTGGACAACGAAAGAATAAATTCCGTTCTTTCAAAACACGGGCAAAGATTCATTAAAAAGGTTTTTTCAAGCCGTGAGGCGGAGCGGTTGCGGGGAGTCGGGAACACACAGCGGGCGGCGTCAACCTTTGCCGCAAAAGAGGCGCTGGTAAAGGCGCTCGGCACGGGTTTCAGATACGGCATCTCTTTTGGCGACATTGAAGTAGTCCGCGACCGGCACGGAAAACCCCGCATCAATCTGTCCGGCAGGGCGGCGGGTTTCGCCCGGAAAATGGGAGTGAAGCGCATCCACCTGTCTCTCTCTCATGAAAAATCCCACAGTGTGGCCGTTGTTCTTCTTGAATCCTGA
- a CDS encoding bifunctional folylpolyglutamate synthase/dihydrofolate synthase, with product MNPETDPFKYLNSLGRHTVKPGLERISSIMSAADNPHLLQNSVLIAGTNGKTSVAAMLAKILSGAGLRTGLYTSPHLIKVNERISVDGIPITDAEFAGAINEARRVSLLVGVQPSYFEILTVAAFIFFKERKTDFAVLETGMGGRWDATNISRPLGTAITNVSLDHTRYLGGTVEEIAAEKAGIAKPETPLVTAAEGGALGVIEKICSEKNAPVSVNGRDFRCRQTGNGEFSYGGLKWEIHGIRPAAKGIFRAENIAVALACAESLEAAGGFNITPDGAKEAVESAFVSARMEYLRHSPPLILDGAHNAAAAERLARSIRESHGEEKFVFVVAMSDDKDHRRFVENIAPVCSRLIFTGTGGEKFVDPEKLLKLAPPQIRAEAVSPPLFAMEKALQTSLPCCLTGSLYFAGEVKRLIHEHSVSIHPQKLAHRRNP from the coding sequence TTGAATCCTGAAACAGACCCTTTCAAGTATCTCAACTCGCTCGGACGGCACACTGTCAAGCCCGGACTTGAGAGAATATCATCCATCATGAGCGCGGCGGACAATCCGCATTTACTGCAAAATTCCGTGCTGATAGCCGGAACAAACGGCAAAACATCGGTCGCCGCCATGCTTGCCAAAATACTCTCCGGCGCGGGTCTCCGCACGGGCCTTTACACCTCCCCCCACCTGATAAAGGTGAATGAGAGAATAAGCGTTGACGGGATTCCGATAACAGACGCCGAATTTGCCGGTGCAATAAACGAAGCGCGGCGGGTTTCGCTTCTGGTCGGCGTTCAGCCGAGTTATTTTGAAATCCTGACTGTGGCGGCGTTTATTTTTTTCAAGGAAAGAAAAACCGATTTTGCCGTGCTTGAAACCGGAATGGGAGGAAGGTGGGACGCAACAAACATCTCGCGTCCGCTTGGGACGGCGATAACCAATGTTTCGCTTGACCACACCCGCTATCTGGGCGGCACTGTAGAGGAGATAGCGGCGGAGAAAGCGGGAATAGCAAAGCCGGAAACCCCTCTTGTAACGGCGGCTGAGGGCGGCGCGCTTGGTGTCATAGAAAAGATCTGTTCTGAAAAAAATGCTCCCGTTTCTGTAAACGGAAGGGATTTCAGATGTCGGCAAACGGGGAACGGGGAGTTTTCATACGGAGGACTTAAATGGGAGATTCACGGCATTCGCCCGGCGGCAAAAGGAATTTTCCGGGCGGAAAACATTGCGGTCGCCCTTGCGTGTGCCGAATCGCTTGAGGCGGCGGGCGGTTTCAACATAACGCCGGACGGGGCAAAGGAGGCGGTGGAGAGCGCCTTTGTCTCCGCAAGAATGGAGTATCTGCGCCACTCCCCTCCCCTGATATTGGACGGAGCGCACAACGCCGCCGCCGCAGAACGTCTTGCGCGGTCAATAAGGGAGAGCCACGGGGAGGAAAAGTTTGTTTTTGTTGTGGCTATGTCTGATGACAAAGACCACCGGAGGTTTGTGGAGAATATCGCTCCAGTATGTTCGCGCCTTATATTCACAGGGACCGGAGGTGAAAAGTTTGTTGACCCTGAAAAATTGTTAAAACTCGCGCCCCCGCAAATCAGAGCGGAGGCGGTTTCGCCTCCCTTGTTTGCCATGGAAAAGGCGCTTCAAACATCACTTCCCTGTTGTTTGACGGGTTCGCTTTATTTCGCGGGAGAAGTAAAGAGGTTGATACACGAACATTCCGTCTCAATCCATCCCCAAAAACTCGCACATCGCCGAAATCCTTGA